TAAGGTATATGAAGATATTATGGAAGAATTTGAAGACTACGGTTCTGTATCATTTTTTCAGAGGGTGGCTCAAGTGATGCCTTGGAAAACCATGGCATCCATTAAACTTCATCATCAGGTTTTGATGGAGGAATTAGACTGGATCAAGTCTTCCAACGGCGAATTTGAAGACATCATCATGGAGGACAATGGTGATTTTGAAGATATTATCATTGAGGATAGCATGGTGGAGGAGAAAGCAAAACAGCAGGCTGAACAGTATACTACCAGGCCAAGGAAACCAGCCAGAATATGGACTTTGGAAGAACACAGGTGACACttagtaagaaattaagaaaaatcAAGTATCTAAATACCACCTTTAATCATCGTTGCCAAGTTATTATTATCCCAA
This sequence is a window from Apium graveolens cultivar Ventura chromosome 9, ASM990537v1, whole genome shotgun sequence. Protein-coding genes within it:
- the LOC141683681 gene encoding transcription factor SRM1-like encodes the protein MQGLFCTFPQQTNENDVYTSDGWTFKDNKVYEDIMEEFEDYGSVSFFQRVAQVMPWKTMASIKLHHQVLMEELDWIKSSNGEFEDIIMEDNGDFEDIIIEDSMVEEKAKQQAEQYTTRPRKPARIWTLEEHRWFMRGLEICGKGDWRKIAKYFVPSRTPSQVASHAQKFLKRVEKEDTEKRRTTINDIQCLT